Proteins from a single region of Apium graveolens cultivar Ventura chromosome 7, ASM990537v1, whole genome shotgun sequence:
- the LOC141671345 gene encoding ras-related protein Rab11D-like, producing the protein MSSVAYGDASQKMDYVFKVVLIGDSAVGKSQLLARYARNDFSLDSKSTIGVEFQARTLLIQGKSVKAQIWDTAGQERYRAVTSAYYRGAVGAMLVYDISRRQTFDHIPRWLEELRGHADKNIVIILIGNKSDLEDQRAVPTEDAKEFAEKEGLFFLETSALEARNVEDAFLTVLTEIFNIVNKNNLVAEEEQGNGNAPPPAGKQILVPGPGQIIPPKRSMCCYS; encoded by the exons ATGAGCAGTGTTGCATACGGAGATGCAAGTCAGAAAATGGACTATGTATTCAAGGTGGTTCTCATCGGAGACTCCGCTGTAGGAAAATCACAGTTGCTAGCTCGTTATGCTCGTAATGATTTTAGCTTAGATTCTAAATCTACTATTGGTGTTGAGTTTCAAGCTAGGACTTTGCTTATTCAGGGTAAATCTGTCAAGGCTCAGATCTGGGACACTGCTGGTCAAGAGAG GTATAGAGCGGTAACCAGTGCATATTACAGAGGAGCTGTAGGAGCTATGTTGGTTTACGATATAAGCAGACGGCAGACCTTTGATCATATACCCCGATGGCTTGAAGAGTTGCGTGGTCATGCTGACAAGAACATTGTCATTATTTTGATTGGAAACAAAAGCGATCTTGAAGACCAGCGGGCTGTACCAACCGAGGATGCCAAAGAATTTGCTGAAAAAGAAGGATTGTTCTTTTTAGAGACCTCAGCACTAGAAGCAAGAAACGTGGAGGATGCTTTCTTGACTGTATTGACAGAAATTTTCAACATTGTGAACAAGAACAATCTTGTTGCTGAAGAAGAACAAGGTAATGGCAACGCTCCACCCCCAGCCGGTAAACAAATTCTTGTTCCTGGGCCTGGTCAGATAATCCCACCCAAGAGAAGTATGTGTTGCTATTCATAA